The nucleotide sequence CTCGGCGACGGCGCCTTCATCGATATCCGCGCGAACTGGCTCAGAGCCGGCGATGACCTGCTGGAGGCGTTGATCTCGCGCGTCCCTTGGCGATCCGAGCGGCGCCAGATGTATGACCGGGTGGTGGAGGTGCCCCGGCTGGTCAGTTTTCATGACCTGATGATCGAAAAGCCGCCGCACCCCGAGCTTGCCCGGATGCGGCGGCGGCTCAACGACATCTACGGTGGCGAACTGGGCGAGCCCTTCACCACCGTCGGACTGTGTTGCTATCGAGACGGTTCCGACAGCGTCGCCTGGCACGGC is from Mycobacterium marinum and encodes:
- a CDS encoding alpha-ketoglutarate-dependent dioxygenase AlkB; translation: MAFAVQGSLFEHNERRQLGDGAFIDIRANWLRAGDDLLEALISRVPWRSERRQMYDRVVEVPRLVSFHDLMIEKPPHPELARMRRRLNDIYGGELGEPFTTVGLCCYRDGSDSVAWHGDTIGRSSTEDTMVAIVSLGATRIFAMRPRGGGASLRLPLAHGDLLVMGGSCQRTWEHSVPKTSTPAGPRVSIQFRPRGVR